Proteins from a genomic interval of Chanos chanos chromosome 3, fChaCha1.1, whole genome shotgun sequence:
- the syt5b gene encoding synaptotagmin Vb, producing the protein MRLASVGARLRRAAEPSEPEPEPEPEPEPEPELEPEPIPEPEEHEHYHHHHHLAPPPHHHNFENMKTKFMNEMGHLTLPMWAVGAIVVVVLLLVGCFAYCVFKKCFGKKKKSKKARERKGGGRRRKGAEEGQGEGGPKEGEKKEGEEEKEEQENVGKLEFTLDYNFTDAQLIVGILQAQDLAAMDIGGTSDPYVKVYLLPDKKKKFETKVQRKNLCPVFNETFTFKIPYAELGGKTLVLQVFDFDRFGKHDVIGQIKIPMNSVDLGQPLHEWRDLENAEKEEQERLGDICISLRYVPTAGKLTVNIMEAKNLKKMDVGGLSDPFVKIVLQHNGKRLKKKKTTVKKNTLNPYFNESFSFEIPFEQIQKVQLLITVYDYDKLGSNDPIGKTFIGYGATGVGLKHWSEMLANPRRPVAQWHTLQPEEEVDAALKAPHR; encoded by the exons ATGAGGCTGGCCAGTGTTGGGGCCCGCCTTCGACGGGCGGCAGAGCCATCTGAACCAGAACcggaaccagaaccagaaccggAACCGGAACCGGAACTGGAACCAGAGCCAATCCCAGAGCCGGAGGAACATGAAcattatcatcaccatcatcacctagcaccaccaccacaccaccacaacTTTGAGAACATGAAGACGAAATTCATGAACGAAATGGGACATTTAACCC TGCCCATGTGGGCAGTGGGTGCCATAGTTGTTGTGGTCCTGCTTCTGGTGGGCTGTTTCGCTTACTGCGTCTTCAAAAAATGCTtcggaaaaaagaagaaatccaagaaagccagagagaggaagggaggaggTCGCAGGAGGAAAGGGGCAGAGGAGGGTCAAGGAGAAGGAGGCCCAAaa GAGGGtgagaaaaaggaaggagaggaggagaaagaggaacagGAGAACGTGGGCAAACTGGAGTTCACCTTGGACTACAACTTCACTGATGCCCAG CTCATCGTGGGTATACTTCAAGCACAAGACCTGGCCGCCATGGATATTGGGGGCACTTCAGACCCCTATGTCAAAGTCTACTTGCTGCCAGATAAGAAGAAAAAGTTTGAGACCAAAGTGCAACGGAAAAATCTGTGCCCGGTCTTCAATGAGACCTTCACTTTTAAG ATCCCTTACGCTGAACTGGGAGGAAAGACTCTGGTCCTTCAGGTGTTTGACTTTGATCGCTTTGGCAAACATGATGTGATTGGTCAGATAAAGATTCCCATGAACAGCGTGGACCTGGGACAGCCTCTACACGAATGGAGAGACCTGGAAAATGCGGAGAAAGAAGAG CAAGAGAGACTGGGAGacatctgcatctctctgcGCTACGTCCCCACAGCGGGAAAACTCACCGTTAACATCATGGAAGCCAAGAATCTAAAGAAGATGGATGTGGGTGGTTTATCAG ATCCATTTGTGAAGATTGTGTTACAGCACAATGGCAAACgtctgaagaagaagaagacaacgGTGAAGAAGAACACCCTGAACCCGTACTTCAACGAGAGCTTCAGTTTTGAGATTCCGTTTGAGCAGATACAG AAAGTACAGCTCCTCATCACTGTTTACGACTATGACAAGCTTGGAAGTAACGACCCAATTGGTAAAACCTTCATTGGATATGGTGCCACAGGGGTTGGCCTGAAACACTGGTCAGAGATGTTAGCCAATCCGAGGCGTCCTGTTGCCCAGTGGCACACCCTCCAGCCGGAGGAGGAAGTGGATGCAGCCCTGAAAGCACCCCATCGCTAA